The proteins below come from a single Pseudomonas chlororaphis genomic window:
- a CDS encoding membrane protein: MVSGGDAGSAKYKLLGYESSKGLAVIMVITTGRVVKVKLDELLGSHLIDELSKSEIKDIYRKFYSGGAAVTAYEIKDRHERSWLAYVALNLMLFALYVFTNVSAAKLVYIERFDVVVTPGVFLYPLTFLVVDVLNESFGLRLARKAIFFAFINNAFILVLLSITGWLPGLPDWKLEGAYGEVITHVSSALIASSVSFLFSEYANSYLLSKIKNLTRSRFLFFRVFFSTFFAAIIDSFIFCFIAFYGTMKNEDILAIVYVQIVIKVAFAFFNVLPAYGARKLFRHYAVGTQAA; encoded by the coding sequence ATGGTTAGTGGTGGGGATGCTGGAAGTGCCAAGTATAAGCTTTTAGGGTATGAAAGCAGTAAAGGTTTGGCGGTCATCATGGTGATTACTACCGGGAGGGTAGTGAAGGTAAAACTCGACGAGCTCTTGGGAAGCCACTTGATTGATGAATTGAGCAAGTCTGAGATAAAAGACATCTACAGAAAGTTTTATTCTGGAGGGGCTGCTGTAACCGCTTATGAGATTAAGGATCGCCATGAGCGGTCTTGGTTAGCCTACGTCGCCCTGAACCTGATGCTGTTTGCGCTCTATGTCTTTACCAATGTGTCAGCAGCAAAGCTTGTTTATATAGAGCGTTTTGATGTGGTGGTGACACCTGGAGTATTTCTTTACCCGCTGACTTTTTTGGTGGTCGATGTATTGAATGAGTCATTTGGGCTCAGGTTGGCGCGTAAGGCAATTTTTTTTGCCTTTATCAATAATGCATTTATCCTGGTTTTGTTGAGTATCACCGGTTGGCTACCTGGATTGCCCGACTGGAAGTTAGAAGGAGCCTATGGTGAGGTGATTACGCATGTGTCGTCTGCGCTGATCGCATCTTCTGTCTCGTTTCTTTTTTCTGAATATGCCAACTCCTATCTGCTAAGCAAAATCAAAAATCTGACTCGATCAAGATTTCTTTTTTTTAGGGTGTTTTTCAGCACTTTTTTTGCGGCGATCATAGACAGCTTTATATTCTGCTTCATTGCATTCTACGGCACGATGAAGAACGAAGATATTTTGGCCATCGTTTACGTTCAGATAGTTATAAAAGTGGCTTTCGCCTTTTTTAATGTGTTGCCCGCCTATGGGGCCAGGAAATTATTCAGGCATTATGCGGTTGGAACTCAAGCGGCATGA
- a CDS encoding type II secretory protein pull: MKTWLYLTAEGLGAPSANWPCCIWSPTGGRRCLPLHEAARELLGREVVVLLPMELCSWVRSDPWPSRRPPRPQALAFAIEEQLSENLEVLHIAVGARDRQHRYPLLVTQRDRFRALLALLDEQGVAVRAVHVDADLLAGDQAFGVRWFGRWLLGGALAARVALSGPALTVLKPSLGEDIHWLDEARDRPGIDEWLLSAGGHPVDLLQGEFRRRRQRLPWRGAMAAALGVLVLSWVFSEARVRFLEGETRRLYSQSEQRFRALYPGQSRIVDLAAQFQAMQGRGGQDQDTQVARLVHLVERVVGASHVEVQRIDFRAGEGWKLQLTANSFVELEQLRERGQQNGLPLILGSASKQGNRVQAILTLENGG; the protein is encoded by the coding sequence ATGAAAACCTGGCTTTACCTGACCGCCGAAGGCCTGGGCGCGCCCTCTGCCAACTGGCCCTGCTGCATATGGTCGCCGACGGGCGGGCGACGCTGCTTGCCCCTGCACGAAGCGGCCCGTGAACTGCTCGGGCGTGAGGTCGTCGTGCTGTTGCCGATGGAACTGTGCAGTTGGGTGCGCAGCGACCCCTGGCCCTCTCGCCGCCCGCCGCGACCCCAGGCGCTGGCATTCGCCATCGAAGAGCAACTGAGTGAAAACCTGGAAGTGCTGCACATCGCCGTCGGCGCCCGGGACCGGCAGCACCGTTACCCGCTGCTGGTGACGCAACGGGACCGGTTCCGGGCGTTACTGGCCTTGCTCGACGAACAGGGCGTCGCCGTGCGGGCGGTGCACGTCGATGCCGACCTGTTGGCCGGTGACCAGGCGTTTGGCGTGCGCTGGTTTGGCCGCTGGTTGCTGGGCGGCGCGCTGGCGGCACGGGTGGCATTGTCGGGCCCGGCCCTGACGGTGCTCAAGCCGAGTCTTGGCGAGGACATCCACTGGCTAGACGAGGCCCGCGACCGTCCGGGCATCGATGAGTGGTTGCTGAGCGCGGGCGGACACCCCGTTGACTTGTTGCAAGGCGAGTTCCGGCGCCGCCGCCAGCGCTTGCCATGGCGCGGTGCGATGGCCGCGGCGCTGGGTGTATTGGTGCTGAGCTGGGTGTTCAGCGAAGCCCGCGTGCGCTTTCTGGAAGGCGAAACGCGACGGCTGTACAGCCAGAGCGAGCAGCGGTTCCGGGCGCTGTACCCCGGACAAAGCCGCATCGTCGACCTGGCCGCGCAGTTCCAGGCCATGCAGGGGCGCGGCGGACAGGACCAGGACACCCAGGTGGCGCGCCTGGTTCATCTGGTGGAGCGTGTCGTCGGCGCCAGTCATGTCGAGGTGCAGCGCATCGACTTTCGCGCAGGCGAGGGCTGGAAGCTCCAACTGACGGCCAACAGTTTTGTCGAGCTGGAACAACTGCGCGAACGCGGCCAACAGAACGGTCTGCCCCTGATCCTGGGCAGTGCGAGCAAACAAGGCAATCGCGTGCAGGCCATCCTGACGCTGGAGAACGGTGGATGA
- the fabG gene encoding 3-ketoacyl-ACP reductase (Catalyzes the first of the two reduction steps in the elongation cycle of fatty acid synthesis), translated as MTESVLVTGSSRGIGRAIALRLAQAGHDIVLHCRSGRAEAEAVQADIQALGRQARVLQFDVSDRAACKAILEADVEAHGAYYGVVLNAGLTRDGAFPALSEDDWDTVMRTNLDGFYNVLHPVMMPMIRRRAAGRIVCMTSVSGLIGNRGQVNYSASKAGLIGAAKALAIELAKRKITVNCVAPGLIDTAMLDENVPVEELMKMIPAQRMGTPEEVAGAVNFLMSAEAGYITRQVLAVNGGLC; from the coding sequence CACCGGCTCCAGCCGTGGCATCGGCCGCGCCATCGCCCTGCGCCTGGCCCAGGCCGGGCACGACATCGTGCTGCATTGCCGCAGCGGCCGCGCCGAGGCCGAAGCCGTCCAGGCCGACATCCAGGCACTGGGCCGCCAGGCGCGGGTGCTGCAATTCGACGTCAGCGACCGCGCCGCCTGCAAGGCCATCCTGGAGGCCGATGTCGAGGCCCACGGCGCCTACTACGGCGTGGTGCTCAACGCCGGGCTGACCCGCGACGGCGCCTTCCCGGCCCTGAGCGAAGACGACTGGGACACGGTGATGCGCACCAACCTCGACGGTTTCTACAATGTGCTGCACCCGGTGATGATGCCGATGATCCGTCGGCGCGCTGCCGGGCGGATCGTGTGCATGACCTCGGTATCGGGGCTGATCGGCAATCGCGGCCAGGTCAACTACAGCGCCTCCAAGGCCGGCTTGATCGGCGCGGCCAAGGCGTTGGCAATCGAACTGGCCAAGCGCAAGATCACCGTCAATTGCGTCGCGCCCGGGCTGATCGACACGGCCATGCTCGATGAAAACGTACCCGTGGAAGAACTGATGAAGATGATCCCCGCCCAGCGCATGGGCACCCCGGAAGAAGTGGCTGGCGCGGTGAATTTCCTGATGTCCGCCGAAGCCGGCTACATCACCCGGCAGGTCCTGGCCGTCAACGGAGGCTTGTGCTGA
- a CDS encoding N-terminal cleavage protein produces MNRQSGFTLLELVIAIAIFALLGLASWRLFDGVVRAQQGAGHHERDIRALQRAVGVIERDAWQAVLGSVVLAPTGLQLQRSHWRNPQDLPRSERQAVAYRLEDRVLWRDSRAEGSTVVQQQKLLDEVRGLSWRVFDPQRGWRSETVREVAPLALELVVSTGRFEQVRRVLLLPGALP; encoded by the coding sequence ATGAATAGACAGTCGGGTTTCACCTTGTTGGAACTGGTCATCGCCATTGCCATTTTCGCCTTGCTCGGCCTGGCCAGTTGGCGGCTGTTCGACGGCGTCGTGCGAGCCCAGCAAGGCGCCGGTCATCACGAGCGAGACATCCGCGCCTTGCAACGGGCCGTGGGGGTGATCGAGCGCGATGCCTGGCAGGCCGTCCTTGGCTCGGTCGTGCTCGCGCCGACGGGCCTGCAATTGCAGCGCAGCCATTGGCGCAACCCACAGGATCTGCCGCGCAGCGAGCGGCAGGCGGTGGCTTATCGACTCGAAGACCGCGTGCTGTGGCGCGACAGTCGCGCAGAAGGCAGCACCGTTGTGCAGCAGCAGAAATTGCTCGACGAGGTGCGCGGCCTGAGCTGGCGGGTGTTCGATCCGCAGCGCGGCTGGCGCAGCGAAACCGTGCGTGAGGTCGCGCCGCTGGCACTGGAACTGGTGGTGTCGACCGGGCGTTTCGAACAGGTCCGTCGGGTGCTGCTGTTGCCGGGAGCGTTGCCGTGA
- a CDS encoding queuosine biosynthesis protein QueC (YbaX; catalyzes the transformation of GTP to 7-cyano-7-deazaguanine (preQ0), as one of the early reactions of quenosine biosynthesis; quenosine is a modified nucleoside that occurs at the wobble position of GUN anticodons in tRNAs for Asn, Asp, Tyr, and His), whose amino-acid sequence MNELTSKAVIVFSGGQDSTTCLIHALPRYEQIHCITFDYGQRHRAEIEVARQLCKKLRVTAHKILDTSLLNDLAISSLTRDHIPIPPANSAPHGLPTTFVPGRNILFLTLASIYAYQVGAQAVITGVCETDFSGYPDCRDGFIKAMNRAVELGMDYKLRIETPLMWLTKAETWALADYHNQLELVHQETLTCYNGIKGHGCGSCDACSLRANGREQFLKNGEKVMDSLKSKLAL is encoded by the coding sequence ATGAACGAACTCACCTCCAAAGCCGTCATTGTCTTCAGCGGCGGCCAAGATTCGACCACCTGTCTCATTCATGCGTTACCGCGATACGAACAAATCCATTGCATAACGTTTGATTACGGCCAGCGCCATCGCGCTGAGATCGAAGTGGCTCGCCAGCTTTGCAAGAAACTACGCGTCACCGCACACAAAATCTTGGATACCTCGTTGCTCAACGACCTGGCCATCAGCAGCCTGACCCGCGACCACATCCCCATCCCGCCAGCAAACAGTGCCCCTCACGGCCTACCCACCACCTTCGTTCCCGGCCGAAACATTCTGTTTTTGACACTGGCGTCCATCTACGCTTATCAGGTAGGCGCCCAGGCCGTCATCACAGGTGTCTGCGAAACGGATTTCTCCGGCTACCCAGACTGCCGTGACGGGTTCATCAAGGCTATGAACAGGGCCGTTGAGCTGGGCATGGACTATAAACTGCGCATCGAAACACCCCTGATGTGGCTGACCAAGGCAGAAACCTGGGCGCTGGCCGATTATCACAACCAGCTGGAACTGGTCCATCAAGAAACACTGACCTGCTACAACGGGATCAAGGGACACGGATGCGGCAGTTGCGACGCCTGTAGCCTTCGCGCGAACGGCCGGGAGCAGTTCTTGAAGAACGGAGAAAAGGTGATGGACAGTTTGAAAAGCAAGCTAGCGTTGTAG
- a CDS encoding DNA-binding protein: MYRKDRTEKLKSNIRYLIKSRGETQLSLCNASGLTRTTIYNILEGRVVNVQQSTVRKISDFFGVSYHEIETVDFEAREVIESTISLHGNMNPAAVPVIRESLLLQNLDKRIGELAVSHPLTYYFGSARNLIAVLLESDIAGKNEAGNLLIISKGGVHGAGEKLVCHKLTKKLNIVSEPSFELDGFYVIGAVIEERFNG; this comes from the coding sequence ATGTACAGAAAAGACAGGACAGAGAAGTTAAAAAGTAATATTAGATATCTTATAAAGAGTCGTGGCGAAACGCAGCTCTCACTGTGCAATGCAAGCGGTCTGACTAGGACGACTATCTATAACATTCTCGAAGGGCGTGTGGTTAATGTGCAACAGTCTACTGTTCGCAAAATATCTGATTTTTTTGGAGTTTCTTATCACGAAATAGAAACTGTTGACTTCGAGGCTAGAGAGGTTATTGAAAGCACTATTTCTCTGCACGGGAACATGAATCCAGCAGCAGTGCCAGTGATCCGGGAGAGCTTGCTGTTGCAGAACCTTGACAAAAGAATTGGTGAGCTGGCTGTTTCGCACCCTTTAACGTATTACTTTGGCTCAGCCCGCAATTTGATAGCCGTCCTTTTGGAATCAGATATTGCCGGAAAAAACGAGGCAGGGAACCTGCTGATCATAAGCAAGGGGGGTGTTCATGGCGCGGGCGAAAAGTTGGTCTGCCATAAACTGACTAAAAAGTTGAATATCGTAAGCGAGCCGAGTTTTGAGTTAGATGGATTTTATGTCATTGGAGCCGTTATTGAGGAGAGATTCAATGGTTAG
- a CDS encoding general secretion pathway protein GspI — protein MSKASRLAVDSRGFTLLEVMIALAIFAMVSAAVLSASQFVLKQGAGLEERLFGAWLADNQLSELRLHPTPAPGQQRLDLRLGRRDWTLQQRIAAAHDPRLLQVEIQVSRAGSPAVVHRTLGWIRQRDE, from the coding sequence ATGAGTAAGGCGAGCAGGCTGGCGGTCGATAGCCGCGGCTTCACCCTGCTGGAAGTCATGATCGCCTTGGCGATTTTTGCCATGGTGTCGGCAGCGGTGCTTTCGGCCAGCCAGTTCGTGCTCAAGCAGGGCGCCGGGCTGGAGGAGCGGCTGTTCGGCGCGTGGCTGGCGGACAATCAGTTGAGCGAGCTGCGCCTGCACCCGACCCCGGCGCCTGGGCAGCAACGGCTGGACCTGCGCCTGGGGCGTCGCGACTGGACGCTGCAACAGCGTATCGCCGCGGCCCATGATCCGCGCCTGCTCCAGGTCGAGATCCAGGTCAGCCGAGCCGGCAGTCCGGCGGTTGTGCACCGCACCCTGGGGTGGATCCGCCAGCGTGATGAATAG
- a CDS encoding excinuclease, with protein MSLKKIAVTAALLLSTLPAISQARDTALFLPFDKVVAEAIRTGKIDGSVKFYLAGNKPAGNVTVISPGAVTNKKTNAFNKSDEVACEWVLQSALISLHQAAKNAGANAVTNIVSFYKSNERKDPTTYECHAGAIMAGVALKGDLAKVQ; from the coding sequence ATGTCGCTGAAGAAAATCGCCGTTACCGCCGCCCTGTTGCTCAGCACCCTGCCGGCCATCAGCCAGGCCCGTGATACCGCGTTGTTCCTGCCGTTCGACAAGGTTGTCGCCGAAGCCATCCGCACCGGCAAGATCGACGGCAGCGTGAAGTTCTACCTGGCGGGTAACAAGCCGGCCGGCAACGTCACCGTGATCAGCCCCGGTGCCGTGACCAACAAGAAGACCAACGCCTTCAACAAGTCCGACGAAGTGGCGTGCGAATGGGTCCTGCAATCGGCCCTGATCAGCCTGCACCAGGCGGCCAAGAACGCTGGCGCCAACGCCGTGACCAACATCGTCAGCTTCTACAAGAGCAACGAACGCAAGGACCCGACCACCTACGAATGCCACGCCGGCGCAATCATGGCCGGGGTCGCGCTGAAAGGAGACCTGGCAAAAGTCCAGTAA
- a CDS encoding type II secretory protein PulM, with translation MNVKALQRLKQAWAGVSRREQGLLLGTAGLVLVTVGYTSIGRPMAQRLEVAERQYRQQAELSVRIQRAAPARDTADRPLSVRVNDSATAAGLDIAEMEVDGDALRLMVTGDANPLLHWLDRHERDGAVLHALTLEVRGKVLEARVVLAQ, from the coding sequence ATGAACGTCAAGGCACTACAGAGGCTGAAACAAGCCTGGGCAGGCGTGTCGCGCCGTGAGCAAGGGTTGTTGCTGGGGACGGCCGGGCTGGTGCTGGTGACCGTGGGCTACACCTCGATCGGGCGCCCCATGGCGCAACGGCTTGAAGTCGCCGAGCGGCAGTACCGCCAACAGGCCGAACTGAGCGTGCGGATCCAGCGCGCGGCACCGGCCCGGGACACCGCGGACCGACCCTTGTCGGTGCGCGTCAATGACAGCGCCACGGCGGCAGGGCTAGACATCGCCGAGATGGAGGTCGATGGCGATGCGCTGCGACTCATGGTCACCGGTGACGCCAACCCATTGCTGCACTGGCTGGACCGCCACGAACGCGACGGCGCGGTGCTGCACGCGCTGACCCTGGAGGTGCGGGGGAAGGTGTTGGAGGCGCGGGTGGTGTTGGCACAATGA
- a CDS encoding 3-oxoacyl-ACP synthase (FabB; beta-ketoacyl-ACP synthase I, KASI; catalyzes a condensation reaction in fatty acid biosynthesis: addition of an acyl acceptor of two carbons from malonyl-ACP; required for the elongation of short-chain unsaturated acyl-ACP) yields the protein MKRVVVTGMAGITSVGSDWETIAANFAANRSGIRHMEEWDRFTELNTRLAGPIDDFQVPAHWTRKQLRSMGRVSRLAVAAAEQALADAGLLGDESIKDGRMGVSCGSSTGSTDEIKAFGNMLLNSVAEGLNANSYVRMMPHTTAANISIFFGLTGRLIPTSSACTSGSHGIGYAYEAIKFGRLPLMLAGGAEELCPTEAMVFDALYATSLKNDAPQTSPRPYDKGRDGLVIGEGAGMLVLEELEHALARGARIHAEIVGFGSNADGQHATRPELSTMRRAMELALEDAGLAPAAIGYVNGHGTATEQGDIAETLATSSLFGERMPISSQKSFLGHTLGACGALESWFSIEMLNRDLYVHTFNLDEVDPECGKLDYLRDAFRPMSHEYVMNNNFAFGGVNTSLIFRRWR from the coding sequence ATGAAGCGCGTCGTTGTCACCGGCATGGCCGGCATCACCTCCGTGGGCAGCGATTGGGAAACCATCGCCGCCAACTTCGCCGCCAACCGCAGCGGCATCCGGCACATGGAAGAGTGGGACCGCTTCACCGAACTGAACACCCGCCTGGCCGGGCCGATCGACGACTTCCAGGTCCCGGCCCACTGGACGCGCAAGCAACTGCGCAGCATGGGCCGGGTTTCACGCCTGGCGGTGGCCGCGGCGGAACAGGCCCTGGCCGATGCGGGCCTGTTGGGCGACGAGTCGATCAAGGACGGGCGCATGGGCGTGTCCTGCGGCTCGTCCACCGGCAGCACCGACGAGATCAAGGCGTTTGGCAACATGCTGCTCAACAGCGTGGCCGAAGGCCTGAATGCCAACTCCTACGTGCGGATGATGCCCCACACCACGGCGGCCAACATCAGCATTTTCTTCGGCCTGACCGGGCGCCTGATCCCCACGTCCAGTGCCTGCACCAGTGGCAGCCATGGCATCGGCTATGCCTATGAGGCGATCAAGTTCGGACGCCTGCCACTGATGCTCGCCGGCGGCGCCGAAGAACTGTGCCCGACCGAAGCGATGGTCTTCGACGCGCTCTACGCCACCAGCCTGAAAAACGACGCGCCGCAAACCAGCCCGCGCCCCTACGACAAGGGCCGCGATGGTTTGGTGATCGGCGAAGGCGCCGGCATGCTGGTGCTCGAAGAACTGGAGCACGCCTTGGCCCGGGGCGCGCGGATCCACGCCGAGATCGTCGGCTTCGGCAGCAACGCCGACGGCCAGCACGCCACCCGTCCCGAACTGAGCACCATGCGCCGGGCCATGGAACTGGCCCTGGAAGACGCGGGCCTGGCGCCTGCTGCCATCGGCTACGTCAACGGTCACGGCACCGCGACCGAACAGGGCGACATCGCCGAAACCCTGGCCACCAGCAGCCTGTTTGGCGAACGCATGCCCATCAGCTCGCAGAAAAGCTTCCTCGGCCACACCCTGGGCGCCTGCGGCGCGCTGGAATCGTGGTTCAGCATCGAAATGCTCAACCGCGACCTCTACGTACACACCTTCAACCTCGACGAGGTTGATCCCGAATGCGGCAAGCTTGATTATCTGCGCGACGCGTTCCGGCCGATGAGCCATGAATACGTGATGAACAACAACTTCGCCTTTGGCGGGGTCAATACTTCGCTGATTTTCCGCCGCTGGCGCTGA
- a CDS encoding membrane protein, protein MKTAVAPLAHEIPPRVQDDVVTELKDIYIEKGTPMFMRTVLALFCGGFATFALLYCVQPMMPLLSKEFAVNAAQSSLILSVATGLLAIGLLITGPISDRIGRKPVMVAALFAAALCTLASAMMPTWHGVLLLRALVGLSLSGLAAVTMTYLSEEIHPKHIGLAMGLYIAGNAIGGMSGRLITGVLIDFVSWHTAMLVIGGLALIAAAVFWRILPESRNFRPRSLHPRSLLDGFTQHFRDAGLPLLFLEAFVLMGAFVTLFNYIGYRLLAEPYHLDQAFVGLLSVVYLSGIYSSAKVGALADKLGRRKMLWATIALMLAGLALTMATSLMLVIPGMLVFTFGFFGAHSVASSWIGRRALTAKGQASSLYLFSYYAGSSVAGTAGGVAWHVGGWNGVGLFIGALLVVALWVAVKLAKLPVLPGNLAV, encoded by the coding sequence GTGAAAACTGCTGTCGCGCCACTGGCCCATGAAATTCCCCCCCGCGTACAGGATGACGTCGTCACTGAACTGAAGGACATCTACATCGAGAAAGGCACGCCGATGTTCATGCGCACGGTGCTGGCGCTGTTTTGCGGCGGCTTCGCGACGTTCGCCCTGTTGTACTGCGTGCAGCCGATGATGCCGTTGTTGTCCAAGGAGTTTGCCGTCAACGCGGCGCAAAGCAGCCTGATCCTTTCGGTGGCGACCGGCCTGCTCGCCATCGGCCTGTTGATCACCGGCCCGATTTCCGACCGCATCGGCCGCAAGCCGGTGATGGTCGCCGCCCTGTTCGCCGCCGCCCTGTGCACCCTAGCCAGCGCCATGATGCCGACCTGGCACGGCGTCCTGCTGCTGCGTGCGCTGGTGGGGCTGTCGCTGAGCGGGCTGGCCGCGGTGACGATGACGTACCTGAGCGAAGAGATCCACCCCAAGCACATCGGCCTGGCGATGGGGCTGTACATCGCCGGCAATGCCATCGGTGGCATGAGCGGACGCTTGATCACCGGCGTGCTGATCGACTTCGTCAGTTGGCACACCGCGATGCTGGTGATTGGCGGCCTGGCCCTGATCGCCGCGGCGGTCTTCTGGCGGATCCTGCCGGAGTCGCGCAATTTCCGGCCCCGCTCGCTGCACCCGCGCAGCCTGCTCGACGGCTTTACCCAGCACTTTCGCGACGCTGGCCTGCCGCTGCTGTTCCTTGAAGCCTTCGTCCTGATGGGCGCCTTCGTGACCCTGTTCAACTACATCGGCTACCGCCTGCTGGCCGAGCCTTATCATCTGGACCAGGCCTTCGTCGGACTGCTGTCGGTGGTGTACCTGTCGGGTATCTACAGCTCGGCAAAAGTCGGCGCGCTGGCGGACAAGCTGGGGCGGCGCAAGATGCTCTGGGCAACCATCGCGCTGATGCTGGCCGGCCTCGCACTGACGATGGCCACGTCGCTGATGCTGGTGATCCCGGGCATGCTGGTGTTCACCTTCGGCTTCTTCGGCGCCCACTCGGTCGCCAGCAGTTGGATCGGCCGCCGCGCCCTCACCGCCAAGGGGCAGGCCTCCTCGCTTTACCTGTTCAGCTATTACGCCGGGTCGAGCGTGGCCGGCACGGCGGGCGGCGTGGCCTGGCACGTGGGGGGTTGGAACGGGGTCGGCCTGTTCATCGGCGCGTTGCTGGTGGTGGCCTTGTGGGTGGCGGTGAAGCTGGCGAAGTTGCCGGTGTTGCCAGGTAACCTGGCGGTTTAG
- a CDS encoding type II secretory protein PulK, whose amino-acid sequence MSRQRGVALISVLLVLSLALLVIGGMLHSHRLLLHSSAQPLQQVQLRQLGLAGEAWAQAVLQESVAAPSGVVDLSQDWARREPAWALDDAQVHVAIEDLSARLNLTPLLAQGQVDQVTLGRWSRLLALLDLPSMSLPQVGVVHELSQLRLLPGIDGSMLRRLAPWVVLLPKEARLNVNTAPPLLLMTLDGMEGEPARALAQRRWQTPYASVQAFTNDPLVTGLGLSSHGLGVTSRWFRITVSVTRAGNRLRLASDLERDATTGRWTVRQRRFLPFSPGELP is encoded by the coding sequence GTGAGTCGACAGCGAGGGGTAGCGCTGATCAGCGTGCTGCTGGTGCTGAGCCTGGCGTTGCTGGTGATCGGTGGCATGTTGCATAGCCATCGCCTGTTGTTGCACAGCAGCGCCCAGCCGCTGCAACAGGTCCAGCTGCGCCAGCTTGGGCTGGCCGGGGAAGCCTGGGCGCAAGCGGTGCTGCAAGAGAGCGTGGCCGCGCCGTCCGGGGTTGTTGACCTGAGCCAGGACTGGGCGCGGCGCGAACCGGCCTGGGCGCTGGACGACGCCCAGGTCCACGTCGCGATCGAGGATTTGTCTGCGCGGCTGAACCTCACCCCGTTGTTGGCCCAGGGGCAAGTCGACCAGGTGACCTTGGGTCGATGGAGCCGATTGCTTGCCTTGCTGGATCTGCCATCGATGTCGTTGCCTCAGGTCGGGGTGGTGCACGAGTTGAGTCAACTGCGCCTGTTGCCTGGCATCGATGGCTCGATGCTGCGGCGCCTGGCGCCTTGGGTGGTGCTGCTGCCCAAGGAGGCCCGGTTGAACGTCAACACCGCGCCGCCGCTGTTGCTAATGACCCTCGACGGCATGGAGGGCGAGCCGGCCAGGGCGTTGGCCCAGCGGCGCTGGCAAACGCCCTACGCCAGTGTGCAGGCGTTTACCAATGATCCGCTGGTGACCGGCCTGGGCCTCAGCAGCCATGGCCTGGGCGTGACCAGTCGCTGGTTCCGCATCACCGTGAGCGTGACCCGCGCCGGCAACCGTCTGCGCCTGGCTTCGGACCTCGAGCGTGATGCCACGACCGGACGCTGGACCGTGCGCCAGCGTCGTTTCTTACCCTTCAGCCCTGGTGAGCTCCCCTGA
- a CDS encoding LysR family transcriptional regulator: MELRHLRYFIAVAEELHFGRAALALGISQPPLSQQIQALEQEVGARLFERTNRRVELSEAGRLFLDEARRVLAQVDKAADVARRAQLGELGELKIGFTSSAPFNSTIPQALFTFRQRFPAVHLNLREMSSTQVADGLMEGEIEVGIMRPLPLPESLSEIELSREPLVAVLSSKHPLAQGSDAGLFLSALAQEPFVFFPRSYGSGLYAQLLSLARDAGFSPHFAQEAGEAMTIIGLVAAGLGVSVLPASYQRMRIDGVVYRPLLDPAAVSAVWLVQRKDQRSPMARAFVALLTGGGDGSIA, encoded by the coding sequence ATGGAACTGCGTCACCTGCGTTACTTCATCGCCGTGGCCGAAGAACTGCATTTCGGCCGTGCCGCCTTGGCCCTCGGCATCTCCCAACCACCCCTGAGCCAGCAGATCCAGGCGCTGGAGCAGGAAGTCGGTGCGCGTTTGTTCGAGCGCACCAATCGCCGGGTCGAGTTGAGCGAGGCCGGCCGATTGTTCCTCGACGAGGCGCGGCGGGTGCTGGCCCAGGTCGACAAGGCCGCCGACGTGGCCCGTCGCGCGCAGTTAGGCGAGCTGGGCGAACTGAAGATCGGCTTCACCTCCTCGGCGCCGTTCAACTCGACGATCCCCCAGGCGCTGTTCACGTTCCGCCAGCGCTTTCCCGCCGTGCACCTGAACCTGCGGGAAATGAGCAGCACCCAGGTGGCCGACGGTTTGATGGAGGGGGAGATCGAGGTGGGCATCATGCGACCGTTGCCGCTGCCCGAGTCCCTGAGCGAGATCGAACTCAGCCGCGAGCCGCTGGTGGCCGTGCTCAGCTCCAAGCACCCGCTGGCCCAGGGCAGCGATGCCGGGCTGTTCCTGTCGGCGCTGGCCCAGGAGCCGTTCGTGTTCTTTCCTCGCAGCTACGGCAGCGGTCTCTACGCGCAATTGCTGAGCCTGGCCCGCGACGCCGGTTTCAGCCCGCACTTCGCCCAGGAAGCCGGCGAGGCGATGACCATCATCGGGCTGGTGGCAGCGGGGCTGGGTGTTTCGGTCTTGCCCGCCTCCTACCAGCGCATGCGCATCGACGGCGTCGTCTACCGCCCGCTGCTCGATCCGGCGGCGGTGTCGGCGGTGTGGCTGGTGCAACGCAAGGACCAGCGCTCGCCGATGGCGCGGGCGTTCGTGGCGTTGTTGACCGGTGGTGGGGATGGTTCTATTGCGTAG